GGTGCCATGTATGCTGTCACAAGGATTACGTCTACCGAGTGCATCAGTGTACGAACCCAGGGTGCGCTGAAGCATATTGCTACGGCGTACTCTATCGAGCTTTCGATATGATGCCTCAGAAAGTGCTCGAAGATGAACAATGGCAATGTCCCAAGTGCCTAGGTATCTGCAACTGCGGCGCttgtcgccgaggaggaaacaCAGATCCTTACACGCCGAAGAACACCCTGCTGGGACATGACACTCGCCCCATCGCTGATGACCGGAGTGTGGAGGCGCTTGTGGACTTCCGAGTGCACAACCTATCATGGCTCAAGGCCGCGGGGGAGGAGAGTCGCAGCAAGGACAGCAATCGGATGAAGAAGTTGAGAGAGCAGGCAGATAATGCCAAGGCACAAGACATCACCGACCAGGCCATGCAGGATGATACTGCAGGCCTTGATACATCTGGCATGAACGGATACGGGGACCAAAGCCACGTTCTAGGTCAGGGTGACCATGTCATGGTGGATGCACCCGGCGAGGAGCAGTTCCCTCCTTTCCCTGACGGAGCTGCTGGTCCAGCTAACGAGCACATGGCCGCGATGGATGTGCCGCAGGCAGAAGATCCTGATGCATCACTTTATCCTGATCCTTCTGTGGTGGCTCGGCAACGCATCGGCATGGGATATTACGAACAGGATGATACGCCAGACAAGATTCTCTTTGACCCTTTCCAGGCGCCTTCGGAAGAGGCCATGCGACCCTCTGAACCAGATATCCCTGAATTTGTCAAGAAGTCCATTCGCGCCGCCAAGAGGAAGGCCAAACGAGAGAATGAGGATCCAGATTTTGTGGTTGGCAAAAGCCACCACAAGAAGCCTCGACCTACAGCTGAGGCGGATCCTCTAGACAACATGGATCCCGCATTGTTCGGTGGACCAACTGCCCCTGAGGCGGTCACGCATGAGCCAGATCAAACTGACCAGAGCCAAACCGAGCCACAGAGTGAAGGAACGGCAGaaccaggccaagaagatcagTCCGAGCCACCACCTAGGAAGGTGACGATGCCTCGGTTCGACGCCAACGAGCCTTTGCTCCGACACGCCAAGCCCAAAGCGTCCTacgtggaggaagaggttgattCTGACGAGTTTGAAGAAGACCACAGCCACCAACCCAAGACTCGATCACCGAAGGGAGCATCGACAAATGGAAAGACTGCCGTGGACCTAGCTGCCGATGCAGTGCGTGCTCTGTTCGGGACGCCCTCCACTAATAATGACAAGCCTGCTCCTTCGATCGAAATGGACGAAACGGAGACTTCCACCATGTCTCCATCTGAGGTCAAGGTCCCCAAGAGACGTGGTCGTCCTCCGAAGAATGCTTCTCCTCACCAGGACTCGCCACCACAAGCAACACCAACTTCTTCGGCGAAGAAGCCAAGAGGCAGACCCAGGGGTTGGCCTAAAGGTCGGCCTAGGAAGTCGCGTCTATCTCAGGTCACTGTTGCGGACGAACCGAGCGAGATCGCTGAAGACGCTGCCCAGGAAACCGTGCAGGAAACTGTTGACGTCGAGGCCAACAGTGACGAGGAGCATGAGAGGATGGTTGGCGAGCTTGAAGCTCAACTTGCTGCTGAGCTCGCTACCGACACTCCTGAGGTCGTGGCAGAACCTCCCCAGccgcgacgacgaggaagacctAGGAAGTCGGGCGTAACAACTATTGCTGCTGCATCAGCGGCTGTTGAGCTATCTGACGATGGCCATGACGAGTATACACCAAGCAAGGGTGAAGATCGTGCCTCGAGAAGTGCCCGCCGAACACGACGTTCCGAGGTTGCtgagccggagccggagccgacACCCACGGTTCCTAGTTCGAGTGGTACGCAATTCTTGTCCATGGCCGAGCGAATGGCGCTCAAGGGGAAGAAGTTCAAGATTGGGAAGCGCAAGGCTCGCCCAAGTTCTGGTGGTACAACCGCCTCCCCGTCTGTTTCCGTAACCCCTGATACACGCTCTAAGGCCACGCCAGACGTTGTAGATGAGGTAATGGAAGACGCGGTGGACGCGGTGGTGGACGAGCCGGAGCAGGCGCAGCAGTCGACAGCGGAATCTGCCCACATCGATACCGGCTCTGGGGATGAATACAGGGGAGGAGGGTCGCCTTCTGTGGCGTCTTCGGTCCACGATAGTCCACGCAGTCCTTCGCCGCCGCTCTCGCTAAAGCCACCTAGCCAACCGACCGTTGTCAGAATTGGTGAATCGGAttcagaggaggagaacagTCTAAAGAGCAGTTCAGGCTTCGGCTCAGAGAGCGATGGCGATATCCCAGCTAGAGGCCGGGGTTCTGGTCG
This region of Fusarium falciforme chromosome 5, complete sequence genomic DNA includes:
- a CDS encoding JmjC domain-containing protein; its protein translation is MPTSLHPQAKFDPIPPDLDLYGLVDRTPNFKWVQRVSRSQIRNLGQQEFEKLVLIHVIVGGKPLVIDGWDQVLPKWLFDAGWFEKTYDKKQENVRDITAGSDIPMTTGHYLRSMRQLTNQWTPSNFRDDRRQRLYLKDIDCPVEWHDALQKVIHPNLFYLNENSSEAGGVRQQTDDIFRDDAAASPAGDLMSSLPAEMRAQNLMCYVGHEGTYTPAHREMCASLGQNIMVEASGDEGGEKPGSSIWFMTESKDREVVREYFLSMLGHDIEIEKHFAQINAWKKAPFDVYVVEQRVGDFILIPPLAAHQVWNRGTRTMKVAWNRTTAETLELALHEALPKARLVCRDEQYKNKAIIYFTLEKYHRQLQHLDENAEMTQMSFMGLGQDIVRSSPRAKQLAGDFKKLFGLFTEILLDEMFAFKEKEVELIEFDSCITCSYCRSNIFNRFLTCKHCTRMLINGDEDAYDVCMECYAMGRSCACLSGLQWCEQWSWSDLVDNYETWRSMVIKNDGYVDFEFSPQPLEIARQRAGKKAVAQICQEALRRRPWKDITKPERENTPSESEPEGEDKPKKKYKRKKKKGELRRCHVCCHKDYVYRVHQCTNPGCAEAYCYGVLYRAFDMMPQKVLEDEQWQCPKCLGICNCGACRRGGNTDPYTPKNTLLGHDTRPIADDRSVEALVDFRVHNLSWLKAAGEESRSKDSNRMKKLREQADNAKAQDITDQAMQDDTAGLDTSGMNGYGDQSHVLGQGDHVMVDAPGEEQFPPFPDGAAGPANEHMAAMDVPQAEDPDASLYPDPSVVARQRIGMGYYEQDDTPDKILFDPFQAPSEEAMRPSEPDIPEFVKKSIRAAKRKAKRENEDPDFVVGKSHHKKPRPTAEADPLDNMDPALFGGPTAPEAVTHEPDQTDQSQTEPQSEGTAEPGQEDQSEPPPRKVTMPRFDANEPLLRHAKPKASYVEEEVDSDEFEEDHSHQPKTRSPKGASTNGKTAVDLAADAVRALFGTPSTNNDKPAPSIEMDETETSTMSPSEVKVPKRRGRPPKNASPHQDSPPQATPTSSAKKPRGRPRGWPKGRPRKSRLSQVTVADEPSEIAEDAAQETVQETVDVEANSDEEHERMVGELEAQLAAELATDTPEVVAEPPQPRRRGRPRKSGVTTIAAASAAVELSDDGHDEYTPSKGEDRASRSARRTRRSEVAEPEPEPTPTVPSSSGTQFLSMAERMALKGKKFKIGKRKARPSSGGTTASPSVSVTPDTRSKATPDVVDEVMEDAVDAVVDEPEQAQQSTAESAHIDTGSGDEYRGGGSPSVASSVHDSPRSPSPPLSLKPPSQPTVVRIGESDSEEENSLKSSSGFGSESDGDIPARGRGSGRGGRGRGRGRGRGRGRGRGRGRSRGRGF